In Streptomyces sp. NBC_00704, a genomic segment contains:
- a CDS encoding alginate lyase family protein, protein MRRAAFLVTLTSLAVVGALASPDPSPAQAAPAIFAHPGVTVSRGQLDFVRAKVDASAQPWKGAFDQLLASKYADLNRTPKPRAVVECGSYSNPNHGCTDEREDALAAYTDALAWYITRDERYARKAIALMDAWSGVITDHTDSNAPLQTGWAGSTWPRAAEIVKYTYPGNWANSARFATMLRDVYLPEVINGSNSNGNWELSMTEAAVGISVFLEDKASYDKAMAKFRTRTAAYVYLASDGELPKTVPSQNLNTRAKIVAYWQGQSTFVTGLTQETCRDLTHTGYGVSAISHVAETSRIQGQDLYGTDVGERLRQALGFQAKYQLGAAVPSWLCGGSLKQELGPVTEVGYNALHNRLGIAMSNTQTLTLRNRPAGSNNLFVAWETLTHGDNPA, encoded by the coding sequence GTGCGTCGAGCCGCATTCCTCGTGACCCTCACCTCGCTGGCCGTCGTGGGCGCCCTGGCGTCCCCGGACCCCTCACCGGCGCAAGCCGCCCCGGCCATCTTCGCCCACCCCGGAGTGACCGTCTCCCGAGGGCAACTGGACTTCGTCCGGGCCAAGGTCGACGCCTCGGCCCAGCCGTGGAAGGGAGCCTTCGACCAGCTCCTGGCGAGCAAGTACGCCGACCTGAACCGCACGCCCAAGCCCCGTGCCGTCGTCGAGTGCGGGTCCTACTCCAACCCGAACCACGGCTGCACGGACGAACGCGAAGACGCCCTCGCCGCCTACACCGACGCCCTCGCCTGGTACATCACACGGGACGAGCGGTACGCCAGGAAGGCCATCGCGCTGATGGACGCCTGGTCGGGCGTCATCACCGACCACACCGACAGCAACGCCCCGCTGCAGACCGGCTGGGCGGGCTCCACCTGGCCGAGGGCCGCCGAGATCGTCAAGTACACGTACCCGGGCAACTGGGCGAACTCCGCACGCTTCGCGACCATGCTGCGCGACGTGTACCTGCCCGAGGTGATCAACGGCTCGAACTCCAACGGCAACTGGGAGCTGTCCATGACGGAGGCCGCCGTCGGCATCTCCGTCTTCCTGGAGGACAAGGCCTCGTACGACAAGGCCATGGCGAAGTTCCGCACCCGCACCGCCGCCTACGTCTACCTCGCCTCCGACGGCGAGCTCCCGAAGACCGTGCCCAGTCAGAACCTGAACACCCGCGCCAAGATCGTCGCCTACTGGCAGGGACAGAGCACCTTCGTCACCGGGCTGACCCAGGAGACCTGCCGGGATCTCACCCACACCGGGTACGGCGTCTCCGCGATCTCCCACGTCGCCGAGACCAGCCGGATCCAGGGCCAGGACCTGTACGGCACCGACGTGGGCGAGCGACTGCGGCAGGCGCTCGGCTTCCAGGCCAAGTACCAGCTCGGCGCCGCCGTCCCGAGCTGGCTGTGCGGCGGTTCCCTGAAGCAGGAACTCGGCCCCGTCACGGAGGTCGGCTACAACGCGCTGCACAACCGGCTGGGCATCGCGATGAGCAACACCCAGACGCTGACCCTGCGGAACCGCCCGGCCGGCAGCAACAACCTCTTCGTCGCCTGGGAGACCCTGACCCACGGGGACAATCCCGCGTGA
- a CDS encoding OB-fold nucleic acid binding domain-containing protein has translation MSAVPRSEKPVGRFRRMLDRLSSSQEDLESEELREDSETAGCTRIGDCRDRQIVTVTGTLRTVTLRPRAGVPALEAELFDGSAALDVVWLGRRSIVGIEPGRKLIASGRVSMSRGRRVLFNPKYELRPLGRE, from the coding sequence ATGAGCGCTGTTCCTCGTTCCGAAAAGCCGGTGGGCCGGTTCCGGCGCATGCTCGACCGGCTCTCCTCGTCGCAGGAGGACCTGGAGTCCGAGGAGCTGCGTGAGGACTCCGAGACGGCGGGCTGCACGCGGATCGGGGATTGCCGGGACCGGCAGATCGTCACCGTTACTGGTACCTTGCGCACGGTCACCCTGCGGCCGCGCGCCGGAGTCCCGGCGCTGGAGGCCGAGCTGTTCGACGGCAGCGCGGCACTCGACGTGGTGTGGCTGGGCAGGCGCTCCATCGTGGGCATAGAACCGGGGCGCAAGCTCATAGCATCGGGCCGGGTCTCCATGAGCCGGGGCCGCCGGGTGCTGTTCAACCCCAAGTACGAACTGAGACCCCTGGGTAGGGAGTAG
- a CDS encoding DUF3159 domain-containing protein has product MTSLDKPTEDTTAEDKAAADARAVTEAALFEAFGGVRGMVETVVPGLVFVTIFTINKNLHMSAIAALAVSLALVVVRLAMRDTVKHAFSGVFGVAFGVVFAMMTDNAKAFYLPGMLYTLGLALAYIVTTLCGVPLIGLILGPVFKENLSWRTRNPGRKKAYAKASWAWGLILLAKCAILFPLYWWADTEQLGWVLVALKIPPFLLAVWLTWVFLGKAPAPIDVFAEMEAAEKAEAAAAAAGAEAEASEAGGRHRREG; this is encoded by the coding sequence GTGACGTCGCTCGACAAGCCGACCGAAGACACGACCGCGGAGGACAAGGCCGCGGCCGATGCCCGGGCGGTGACCGAGGCCGCGCTGTTCGAGGCATTCGGCGGGGTCCGCGGAATGGTCGAGACGGTGGTGCCCGGCCTGGTCTTCGTCACGATCTTCACGATCAACAAGAACCTGCACATGTCCGCGATCGCCGCCCTCGCGGTGTCGCTGGCCCTGGTCGTGGTCCGCCTGGCGATGAGGGACACGGTCAAGCACGCGTTCAGCGGGGTCTTCGGCGTCGCGTTCGGCGTCGTCTTCGCGATGATGACCGACAACGCCAAGGCCTTCTACCTGCCCGGCATGCTCTACACGCTGGGTCTGGCGCTCGCCTACATCGTCACGACCCTGTGCGGGGTCCCTCTGATCGGGCTGATCCTGGGGCCGGTCTTCAAGGAGAACCTCTCCTGGCGGACCCGCAATCCGGGGCGCAAGAAGGCCTACGCCAAGGCCAGTTGGGCGTGGGGGCTGATCTTGCTCGCCAAGTGCGCGATCCTCTTCCCCCTCTACTGGTGGGCGGACACCGAGCAGCTGGGCTGGGTGCTGGTGGCCCTCAAGATCCCGCCGTTCCTGCTCGCCGTCTGGCTGACCTGGGTCTTCCTGGGGAAGGCGCCCGCGCCGATCGACGTGTTCGCGGAGATGGAGGCGGCGGAGAAGGCAGAGGCCGCCGCCGCTGCCGCGGGGGCTGAGGCTGAGGCGTCGGAGGCCGGTGGGCGGCACCGTCGGGAGGGATAG
- a CDS encoding potassium channel family protein codes for MRVAIAGAGAVGRSIAGELLENGHEVLLVDKAPTAISVERVPQAEWLLADACEITSLDEAALQRCNVVIAATGDDKVNLVVSLLAKTEYGVPRVVARVNNPKNEWLFNESWGVDVAVSTPRLMSALVEEAVSVGDLVRLLRFSHGDANLVELTLPEESALAGTQVGDVEWPEDTSLVTIIRGTRVLTPTREDSLEPGDELLFVAAQAREEQLEDLLSVRKDDDTRS; via the coding sequence ATGAGGGTCGCCATTGCCGGAGCCGGCGCCGTCGGACGTTCGATCGCCGGCGAACTGCTGGAGAACGGCCACGAGGTCCTCCTCGTCGACAAGGCGCCGACCGCCATCTCGGTCGAGCGCGTCCCCCAGGCCGAGTGGCTGCTGGCCGACGCCTGCGAGATCACCTCCCTGGACGAGGCGGCGCTCCAGCGCTGCAACGTCGTGATCGCCGCCACCGGCGACGACAAGGTCAACCTGGTCGTCTCGCTGCTGGCCAAGACGGAATACGGCGTCCCGCGCGTCGTCGCCCGCGTCAACAACCCGAAGAACGAATGGCTCTTCAACGAGTCATGGGGCGTCGACGTGGCCGTGTCGACCCCGCGTCTGATGTCGGCCCTGGTCGAGGAAGCGGTGAGCGTCGGCGACCTGGTCCGGCTGCTCCGCTTCAGCCACGGCGACGCCAACCTCGTCGAACTGACCCTGCCCGAGGAGTCGGCCCTGGCCGGCACCCAGGTCGGCGACGTGGAATGGCCGGAGGACACCTCCCTCGTCACGATCATTCGCGGCACCCGCGTCCTGACCCCGACCCGCGAGGACTCGCTGGAACCGGGCGACGAACTGCTCTTCGTGGCCGCCCAGGCCCGAGAGGAGCAACTGGAGGACCTGCTGTCGGTCCGCAAGGACGACGACACCAGGAGCTGA